The proteins below come from a single Leopardus geoffroyi isolate Oge1 chromosome D3, O.geoffroyi_Oge1_pat1.0, whole genome shotgun sequence genomic window:
- the ARPC3 gene encoding actin-related protein 2/3 complex subunit 3 — MPAYHSSLMDPDTKLIGNMALLPIRSQFKGPAPRETKDTDIVDEAIYYFKANVFFKNYEIKNEADRTLIYITLYISECLKKLQKCNSKSQGEKEMYTLGITNFPIPGEPGFPLNAIYAKPANKQEDEVMRAYLQQLRQETGLRLCEKVFDPQNDKPSKWWTCFVKRQFMNKSLSGPGQ, encoded by the exons GCTTACCACTCTTCTCTCATGGACCCCGATACCAAACTCATTGGAAACATGGCACTGTTGCCTATCAGAAGTCAGTTCAAAGGACCCGCCCCTAGAGAGA CAAAAGATACAGATATTGTGGATGAAGCCATCTATTATTTCAAGGCcaatgttttcttcaaaaactaTGAGATTAAG aaTGAAGCTGATAGAACCTTGAtatatataacactgtatatttcTGAGTGTCTGAAGAAACTCCAAAAG tgcaattCCAAAAGCCAAGGTGAGAAAGAAATGTATACCCTGGGAATCACTAATTTTCCCATTCCTGGAGAGCCTGGTTTTCCACTTAATGCAATTTATGCCAAACCTGCAAACAAACAGGAAGATG AGGTGATGAGGGCCTACTTACAGCAGCTGAGACAAGAGACTGGACTGAGACTTTGTGAGAAAGTTTTTGACCCTCAGAATGATAAACCTAGCAAG TGGTGGACTTGCTTTGTGAAGAGACAGTTCATGAACAAGAGTCTTTCAGGACCTGGACAGTAA